Proteins from a single region of Ensifer adhaerens:
- a CDS encoding B3/B4 domain-containing protein, with translation MHFQHANDIWRDFPELSAGALFIDGVRGDVSLGDHVRQFQTIAGDRLDAGSESDLPEIQAWRRAFAKMGMKPTQYRSASEALLRRFRKEGNLPAIHPLIDLCNAASLAFAIPIAVFDLSRVSGFLHVRRALGSETYLTFAGETENPEFGEVIFADADGRAHARRWTNRQSGHSAIRPQTTHALIVAEALHETAVEDIERLMTVLHEATTAAWGVRPSMAMLDRSSPRFDFST, from the coding sequence ATGCACTTCCAGCACGCAAACGATATCTGGCGCGATTTTCCGGAACTCAGCGCCGGCGCGCTCTTCATCGATGGCGTACGCGGCGATGTTTCGCTCGGGGACCATGTTCGCCAGTTCCAGACGATTGCCGGCGACCGCCTCGACGCCGGATCGGAAAGCGATCTGCCGGAAATCCAGGCATGGCGCCGGGCCTTTGCCAAGATGGGGATGAAGCCGACACAGTATCGGTCGGCCTCCGAGGCGTTGCTCAGACGTTTCAGGAAGGAAGGCAATCTGCCGGCGATCCATCCGCTGATCGATCTCTGCAATGCCGCATCGCTCGCCTTCGCCATTCCGATCGCGGTCTTCGACCTCTCACGCGTCAGCGGTTTTCTGCATGTCCGCCGGGCGCTCGGCAGCGAGACCTATCTGACCTTCGCGGGGGAAACGGAAAATCCGGAATTCGGCGAGGTGATCTTTGCGGATGCCGACGGACGGGCACATGCCCGACGCTGGACCAACCGGCAGAGCGGCCATTCGGCGATCCGGCCGCAGACGACACATGCGCTGATTGTGGCCGAGGCCCTGCACGAGACGGCAGTCGAGGATATCGAGCGTTTGATGACCGTGCTTCATGAAGCGACGACGGCAGCCTGGGGCGTTCGCCCGAGCATGGCCATGCTCGATCGCTCGTCACCGCGTTTCGACTTTTCGACGT
- a CDS encoding DMT family transporter, with translation MSEKFQGYLYLSLAMILVGSTVIASKIIAAGFAPFTATAMRFAIAFPLFLLLMRLTKTQWPKLGSHDWMILIAQAGAGSVGYTTLLIAGLSLTSAANAGVVIGTLPVVSAAIAFLLLGERPDRRMLAAIALAAFGVLTIIFKPGDGGGHSALGIALIFGAVICEGLFILLNKRVKAEVSPLALSTLMAGLGFAVSLIPALFETHATEEIDQGAIVAVVYYALIPTVAGFLLWYAGSAKVSGTEASVFTALAPVSAVLFAFLLLDEPIGDHQLLGIGCVLAAVLGLTVPQIRAGRRTARALPTRRA, from the coding sequence ATGTCGGAAAAATTTCAGGGCTACCTCTATCTGTCGCTGGCGATGATCCTCGTCGGCAGCACGGTGATCGCCAGCAAGATCATTGCCGCCGGCTTCGCCCCCTTCACAGCGACGGCCATGCGTTTCGCCATCGCCTTTCCGCTTTTCCTGCTGCTGATGCGGCTAACCAAAACACAGTGGCCGAAACTCGGGTCGCACGACTGGATGATCCTCATCGCCCAGGCAGGAGCCGGCAGCGTCGGCTACACGACGCTGCTGATTGCCGGGCTGAGCCTGACATCTGCGGCCAACGCGGGCGTCGTGATCGGCACTCTCCCCGTCGTTTCCGCAGCGATCGCCTTCCTGCTTCTCGGAGAGCGCCCCGACCGCCGGATGCTTGCGGCGATCGCGCTTGCCGCCTTCGGCGTGCTCACGATCATCTTCAAGCCCGGCGACGGCGGCGGCCATTCTGCGCTCGGCATCGCGTTGATTTTCGGCGCCGTCATCTGCGAGGGCCTGTTCATCCTTCTCAACAAACGCGTGAAGGCCGAGGTCTCCCCACTCGCCCTCTCGACACTGATGGCCGGGCTCGGGTTCGCGGTGTCACTCATCCCCGCCCTCTTCGAGACACATGCGACTGAAGAGATCGACCAGGGCGCGATCGTTGCGGTTGTCTACTATGCCCTCATCCCTACCGTTGCCGGCTTCCTGCTCTGGTATGCTGGATCGGCAAAAGTGAGTGGCACCGAGGCTTCCGTCTTCACGGCACTGGCGCCGGTCTCGGCCGTGCTCTTCGCCTTTCTTTTGCTCGACGAGCCGATCGGGGACCACCAGTTGCTCGGGATCGGCTGCGTGCTTGCCGCCGTGCTTGGCCTCACCGTACCGCAGATCCGCGCCGGTAGAAGAACAGCGCGCGCCTTACCCACCAGGAGGGCTTGA
- a CDS encoding AraC family transcriptional regulator translates to MPRGQFRMLQSATAGIDAVEAETRHSFARHTHDQFGIGLIYQGAQKSLSGRGMIEAGAGDMITVNPGEVHDGAPIGDAGRSWRMLYFDPSVISTAAEDISQGRSDAGEFASPAFTDAEAANQFRMLFAAITDPTAKDETIRREERLLLLLASVLATGRPERCEKPATVSAAKTMIDDDPTAAITLADLAAEARLSRFQLVRNFAKSVGLTPHAYIVQRRIDLARRLIGKGTPLAEAAVAAGFADQSHMTRVFVSKYGLSPGAYAEARK, encoded by the coding sequence CGACCGCGGGCATAGACGCGGTCGAGGCGGAGACGCGCCATTCCTTCGCCCGCCATACCCATGACCAATTCGGCATCGGCCTCATCTACCAGGGCGCCCAGAAGTCGCTCAGCGGCCGCGGCATGATCGAGGCCGGCGCCGGCGACATGATCACCGTCAATCCTGGCGAGGTGCATGATGGCGCGCCGATCGGCGATGCCGGGCGCTCCTGGCGCATGCTGTATTTCGATCCTTCCGTCATCTCCACCGCCGCCGAAGATATCAGCCAGGGCCGGTCGGACGCCGGCGAGTTTGCATCGCCGGCTTTTACGGATGCGGAGGCAGCAAATCAGTTCCGGATGCTGTTTGCGGCAATCACAGACCCTACAGCCAAGGACGAGACGATCCGGCGCGAAGAGCGGCTTCTGTTGCTGCTCGCAAGCGTTCTTGCCACCGGCCGGCCGGAACGATGCGAAAAACCGGCCACAGTCTCCGCCGCAAAAACGATGATCGACGACGATCCGACGGCGGCAATCACCCTTGCGGATCTCGCTGCGGAGGCAAGGCTCAGCCGCTTTCAACTTGTGCGCAACTTCGCGAAATCGGTCGGCCTGACACCGCATGCCTATATCGTGCAGCGCCGCATCGATCTCGCCCGCCGCCTGATCGGCAAGGGCACACCGCTGGCAGAAGCGGCAGTCGCCGCCGGCTTCGCCGACCAGAGCCACATGACGCGCGTGTTCGTCAGCAAGTACGGTCTCTCGCCCGGCGCTTATGCCGAGGCAAGGAAGTAG